Proteins from one Amycolatopsis endophytica genomic window:
- a CDS encoding nuclear transport factor 2 family protein, producing the protein MDLAAIEEIRRTKHAYLRCVDLKRWDEIGALFTSDATADYGTPTYGDPIRLDGRAAIVDFLRKRLGPEIITVHLATQPEIDVDGDTATGTWAFQDQVIATEHQVAIIGAAFYEDRYRREADGVWRITHTGYVRTYEAMLSLTDLKSFQLTANRWAVPSA; encoded by the coding sequence ATGGACCTTGCCGCGATCGAGGAGATCCGCCGGACCAAGCACGCCTACCTGCGCTGCGTCGACCTCAAACGGTGGGACGAGATCGGCGCGCTCTTCACCTCCGACGCCACCGCCGACTACGGAACCCCCACCTACGGCGATCCGATCCGCCTCGACGGCCGCGCCGCGATCGTGGACTTCCTGCGGAAACGGCTGGGCCCGGAGATCATCACCGTGCACCTGGCCACCCAGCCGGAAATCGACGTCGACGGCGACACCGCGACCGGGACGTGGGCGTTCCAGGACCAGGTGATCGCCACCGAGCACCAGGTCGCGATCATCGGCGCCGCCTTCTACGAGGACCGCTACCGCCGCGAGGCCGACGGAGTCTGGCGCATCACGCACACCGGCTACGTCCGCACCTACGAGGCGATGCTCTCGCTGACCGACTTGAAGAGCTTCCAGCTCACCGCGAACCGGTGGGCCGTTCCGTCCGCTTAG
- a CDS encoding SDR family oxidoreductase encodes MLLRDKVVVVSGVGPGLGRSIAVESARAGADVVLAARTESRLAEVAREIDELGRRTISVPADITSEAGAQRIVETTVDTFGRVDALVHNAFAIPPMTNLAKVELDGVRAGFEASSIAALRLTRLFLPALETAGGNVVMINSAVLRHSRQPYGPYKMAKASLLALAQSLASELGPRGIRVNTVAPGYIWADSLKWYFGYLAEKRGITRDEVYAETAAPIDLRRLPEPDEIADAVIFLASPMARAITGQCLDVNCGEYHH; translated from the coding sequence ATGTTGTTGCGCGACAAGGTGGTCGTGGTGTCCGGTGTCGGCCCCGGGCTGGGCCGGTCGATCGCGGTGGAGAGCGCGCGGGCGGGCGCGGACGTGGTGCTGGCCGCGCGCACCGAGTCCCGCCTGGCGGAGGTGGCCAGGGAGATCGACGAGCTGGGCCGCCGGACGATCTCCGTGCCCGCGGACATCACCAGCGAGGCCGGCGCGCAGCGGATCGTCGAGACCACTGTGGACACCTTCGGCCGGGTGGACGCGCTGGTGCACAACGCGTTCGCGATCCCGCCGATGACCAATCTGGCGAAGGTCGAGCTGGACGGCGTGCGCGCCGGGTTCGAGGCCAGCTCGATCGCGGCGCTGCGGCTGACCCGGCTGTTCCTGCCCGCGCTGGAGACCGCGGGCGGCAACGTCGTGATGATCAACTCGGCGGTGCTGCGACATTCGCGGCAGCCCTACGGCCCGTACAAGATGGCGAAGGCGAGCCTGCTCGCGCTGGCGCAGAGCCTGGCGAGCGAGCTGGGCCCGCGCGGCATCCGGGTCAACACGGTCGCGCCCGGCTACATCTGGGCCGATTCGCTCAAGTGGTATTTCGGTTACCTCGCCGAGAAACGCGGCATCACCCGGGACGAGGTCTACGCCGAGACGGCGGCGCCGATCGACCTGCGGCGGCTGCCCGAGCCCGACGAGATCGCCGACGCCGTGATCTTCCTGGCCTCGCCGATGGCGCGGGCGATCACCGGGCAGTGCCTGGACGTCAACTGCGGCGAGTACCACCACTGA
- a CDS encoding sulfotransferase family protein, translating into MSTGRDSVGTVGDLHESATRFCGLSDFGGDEYREGLAVLLESYARDAGLTPFGNKIKRAFLRQALVARLLSEAAWKRFPSYADVPIERPIFVTGLPRTGTTALHRLLTADPAHQGLEVWLTEVPQPRPPRQTWAEDPVFQGIQAGYEKHHVEHPEFLGVHHSSAEQVEECWQLLRQSAKSVSYECLAHLPTYSQWLAAQDWTDAYARHRRNLQLIGMPDADKRWVLKNPSHLFALDALLEVYPDALIIQTHRAPETIIASVCSLNQQASAGWSTVFEGTVVGRTQLELWSRGAASFRRERAKHDPAQFFDVDYSDFVADPLGVVAKVYDHFGLLLSDAALDSMRAVYEESTKGAGKPRHRYTLEEFGLTAGQVRERFS; encoded by the coding sequence ATGAGCACCGGGCGCGACAGTGTCGGCACGGTCGGCGACCTGCACGAATCGGCGACCCGGTTCTGCGGGTTGTCCGACTTCGGCGGCGACGAGTACCGCGAGGGCCTGGCCGTGTTGCTGGAGTCCTACGCGCGCGACGCCGGTCTGACACCGTTCGGCAACAAGATCAAGCGCGCGTTCCTGCGGCAGGCACTGGTGGCGCGGTTGCTCAGCGAGGCCGCGTGGAAACGCTTCCCGTCGTACGCGGACGTGCCGATCGAGCGGCCGATCTTCGTCACCGGCCTGCCCCGCACCGGCACCACCGCGCTGCACCGGCTGCTGACCGCGGACCCGGCGCACCAGGGCCTGGAGGTGTGGCTGACCGAGGTGCCGCAGCCGCGTCCGCCACGGCAGACGTGGGCGGAGGACCCGGTGTTCCAGGGCATTCAGGCCGGGTACGAGAAGCACCACGTCGAGCATCCGGAGTTCCTCGGGGTGCACCACAGCTCGGCCGAGCAGGTCGAGGAGTGCTGGCAGCTGCTGCGGCAGTCGGCGAAGTCGGTGTCCTACGAGTGCCTGGCCCACCTGCCGACGTACTCACAGTGGCTGGCGGCGCAGGACTGGACGGACGCCTACGCCCGGCACCGGCGCAACCTCCAGCTGATCGGAATGCCGGACGCGGACAAGCGGTGGGTACTCAAGAACCCGTCGCACCTGTTCGCGCTGGACGCGCTGCTGGAGGTCTACCCCGACGCGCTGATCATCCAGACGCACCGCGCCCCGGAAACGATCATCGCGTCGGTGTGCAGCCTGAACCAGCAAGCTTCGGCCGGGTGGTCCACGGTCTTCGAGGGCACGGTGGTCGGCCGCACGCAACTGGAACTGTGGTCCCGCGGGGCGGCGTCGTTCCGCCGGGAACGCGCCAAGCACGACCCGGCACAGTTCTTCGACGTCGACTACTCCGATTTCGTGGCCGACCCGCTCGGCGTGGTGGCGAAGGTGTACGACCACTTCGGACTGCTCCTTTCCGACGCTGCGCTGGATTCGATGCGCGCGGTGTACGAGGAAAGCACGAAGGGCGCCGGAAAGCCGAGACACCGCTACACGCTGGAGGAGTTCGGCCTGACGGCCGGACAGGTGCGGGAGCGCTTCAGCTAG
- a CDS encoding helix-turn-helix transcriptional regulator: MDRVELAAFLRRHREQLRPEDVGLPAGPRRRATGLRREEVAALAAMSADYYTRLEQQRGPQPSEQMLAALARALRLTGDERDYLFRVAGRNAPTAVVATTHVAPALQRVLDRLSDTPALILSNLGETLVQNGMAQALYGDRSHLTGWARSEIYRWFTDPAERLIYPEHDRDRQSRALVANLRAAHGSMGPRSRAGELVRVLTKVSPEFAELWERHEVAKRFADHKVLVHPQLGEIEVDCQVLFTEDQSQALLVLTAAPRTEAAEKLQLLGVVGSERFDTAGPS; this comes from the coding sequence ATGGACCGTGTGGAGCTGGCGGCGTTCCTGCGCCGCCACCGGGAGCAGCTGCGACCCGAGGACGTCGGCCTGCCCGCCGGGCCGCGCCGCCGCGCGACCGGTCTGCGGCGGGAAGAGGTCGCCGCCCTGGCGGCGATGTCGGCCGACTACTACACCCGCCTCGAGCAGCAGCGCGGCCCGCAGCCGAGTGAGCAGATGCTGGCCGCCCTCGCCCGCGCGCTGCGCCTGACCGGCGACGAGCGGGACTACCTGTTCCGCGTCGCCGGCCGCAACGCCCCCACCGCCGTGGTCGCCACCACCCACGTGGCGCCCGCCTTGCAGCGCGTGCTCGACCGGCTGTCGGACACGCCCGCGCTGATCCTGTCGAACCTCGGCGAAACGCTCGTGCAGAACGGGATGGCGCAGGCCCTCTACGGCGACCGGTCGCACCTGACCGGCTGGGCGCGCAGCGAGATCTACCGCTGGTTCACCGATCCGGCCGAGCGCCTGATCTACCCCGAGCACGACCGCGACCGCCAGAGCCGCGCGCTCGTGGCGAACCTCCGCGCCGCGCACGGCTCGATGGGCCCGCGGTCGCGCGCGGGCGAGCTGGTGCGCGTGCTGACGAAGGTGAGTCCCGAGTTCGCGGAGCTGTGGGAGCGCCACGAGGTCGCGAAACGCTTCGCCGACCACAAGGTTCTCGTGCATCCCCAGCTGGGCGAGATCGAGGTGGACTGCCAGGTGCTGTTCACCGAGGACCAGTCGCAGGCGCTGCTGGTGCTCACGGCCGCGCCGCGCACGGAGGCGGCGGAGAAGCTGCAACTGCTCGGCGTGGTGGGCAGCGAACGGTTCGACACGGCGGGACCTAGCTGA
- a CDS encoding SDR family oxidoreductase, with product MDISGNTIFIPGATSGIGLALALRLRAKGNTVVIGGRRTELLGSLAAEHGFDTVRIDTADAESIRTASAEVIRRHPDLNVLIAMAGIMRVEDWHHPEGFLASAEEIVTTNLLGPIRLVAAFVEHLRTRPDATIVTVSSGLAFAPLAATPSYNASKAAIHMLSESLRLQLADTSVKVVELVPPSVQTALLPGQEDSDFAMPLDDFADEVITLFDTQAEAREIQVENVKFLRYGEARGDYD from the coding sequence ATGGACATCAGCGGAAACACCATCTTCATCCCCGGAGCCACCAGCGGCATCGGCCTCGCGCTCGCGCTTCGGTTGCGGGCCAAGGGCAACACCGTCGTCATCGGTGGCCGCCGCACCGAGCTGCTCGGCTCACTCGCCGCCGAGCACGGGTTCGACACCGTGCGCATCGACACCGCCGACGCCGAGAGCATCCGCACCGCCTCCGCCGAGGTGATCCGCAGGCACCCGGACCTCAATGTGCTCATCGCGATGGCGGGCATCATGCGCGTCGAGGACTGGCACCACCCGGAGGGCTTCCTGGCCTCGGCCGAGGAGATCGTGACCACGAACCTGCTCGGCCCGATCCGGCTCGTGGCCGCGTTCGTCGAGCATCTGCGCACGCGCCCGGACGCGACGATCGTGACGGTGTCCTCGGGTCTGGCCTTCGCCCCGCTGGCGGCCACCCCGAGCTACAACGCGAGCAAGGCCGCGATCCACATGCTCAGCGAGTCGCTGCGACTGCAGCTCGCGGACACCTCGGTCAAGGTCGTCGAGCTGGTCCCGCCGTCGGTGCAGACCGCGCTGCTGCCCGGCCAGGAGGACAGCGACTTCGCCATGCCGCTGGACGATTTCGCCGACGAGGTGATCACGCTCTTCGACACCCAGGCGGAGGCCAGGGAGATCCAGGTGGAGAACGTGAAGTTCCTCCGCTACGGCGAGGCTCGCGGGGACTACGACTAG
- a CDS encoding STAS domain-containing protein, translated as MSTEVSGADEQPVPPVAGGDLRLVVSAEGSAVIVTATGELDAATSPRFRQVTEHALDAEAAPLVIDLSGLTFLASAGLDALVSLANRDRPFRLVVGPSIRRPLEMTRLDQLLDVYPSLDAALG; from the coding sequence ATGAGCACCGAGGTGTCGGGAGCCGACGAGCAGCCGGTCCCGCCCGTCGCGGGCGGCGATCTGCGGCTGGTCGTGTCCGCCGAAGGCAGCGCGGTGATCGTCACCGCCACCGGCGAACTCGACGCGGCCACGTCTCCCCGGTTCCGGCAGGTGACCGAGCACGCCCTGGACGCGGAGGCCGCGCCGCTGGTGATCGACCTGTCCGGGTTGACGTTCCTCGCCTCGGCCGGCCTGGATGCGCTCGTGTCGCTCGCGAACCGGGACAGACCGTTCCGGCTGGTCGTCGGCCCGTCGATCCGCCGCCCCCTCGAAATGACCAGGCTCGACCAGCTGCTCGACGTCTACCCCTCCCTCGACGCCGCGCTCGGCTGA
- a CDS encoding bifunctional homocysteine S-methyltransferase/methylenetetrahydrofolate reductase has translation MRGRFAEQLSERVLVFDGAMGTVLHAAGNSLDRALPELNLSNPELVSTIHESYVAAGADVLLTNTFGANRLRLAEHGCSVSVRDINLAAVRLARQARRGTHRTIFVAGAVSPAVSPGQRAAVRVDERLDVVREQVTALVDGGVDLLVLETFGFLDELVEAVEVAAELTDLPIVAQASFTADCLTPGGETPREVAKAVSALPVTAVGANCTLGPQHMLTVLDELKDAVDLPVGVHPNAGMPRRTGRRFTYPVARSHFGRYARRYAEHGAAMIGGCCGTTPGHIREVVARLADLRPRQSRPVTAVPKPRPAPPQSPLARRLARPGFVLAAQITPRGGPADAELIRATGADLVLVRGHFGDALHLERETGVDTITTVTAWDRSLAALQADLLGAHAFGLRTVVCETGTPAPLGDYPGADGVWEVDSTGLIGLLAGLNAGRDHTGLTLATRTSFHIGARVNPGAEDADAELARTRAKLAAGAQFLITRPVYELGGLTRMLSELSGVDVPVLVAIAPLSGYAEAEYLAYEVPDVTIPPQTLSALESAGEQQAEVGLGLAAELLERARDLVRGAVVVADDLTGEIESLLGQQRSPA, from the coding sequence GTGCGAGGTCGGTTCGCTGAGCAGTTGTCCGAGCGGGTTCTGGTGTTCGACGGGGCGATGGGCACGGTGCTGCACGCCGCGGGCAACTCGCTGGACCGGGCCCTGCCGGAGCTCAACCTCTCCAACCCCGAGCTGGTCAGCACGATCCACGAAAGCTACGTGGCCGCCGGCGCGGACGTGCTGCTCACGAACACCTTCGGCGCGAACCGGTTGCGGCTGGCGGAACACGGGTGCTCCGTGAGCGTCCGGGACATCAATCTCGCGGCCGTGCGGCTGGCGCGTCAGGCCCGTCGCGGGACGCACCGGACGATCTTCGTCGCCGGGGCGGTTTCGCCCGCGGTCAGCCCCGGCCAGCGGGCCGCGGTCCGGGTGGACGAGCGGCTCGACGTGGTGCGTGAGCAGGTCACGGCCCTCGTCGACGGCGGTGTGGACCTGCTCGTGCTGGAAACCTTCGGCTTCCTCGACGAGCTGGTCGAGGCCGTCGAGGTGGCCGCGGAGCTCACCGACCTCCCGATCGTCGCCCAGGCGAGTTTCACCGCCGACTGCCTGACACCGGGCGGCGAGACCCCGCGCGAGGTCGCGAAGGCGGTGTCGGCCCTGCCGGTCACCGCGGTCGGCGCCAACTGCACCCTCGGGCCCCAGCACATGCTCACCGTGCTCGACGAACTCAAGGACGCCGTCGACCTGCCCGTCGGGGTGCACCCCAACGCGGGCATGCCGCGCCGCACCGGCCGCCGGTTCACCTACCCCGTCGCCCGGTCGCACTTCGGCCGCTACGCCCGCCGCTACGCCGAACACGGTGCCGCCATGATCGGCGGCTGCTGCGGCACGACCCCCGGTCACATCCGCGAGGTAGTGGCGCGCCTCGCCGACCTGCGACCGCGCCAATCCCGCCCGGTCACGGCCGTGCCGAAACCGCGCCCGGCCCCGCCGCAGAGCCCGCTGGCGCGGCGGCTGGCGCGGCCCGGGTTCGTCCTCGCCGCGCAGATCACGCCCCGTGGCGGACCGGCGGACGCCGAGCTGATCCGCGCCACCGGGGCCGACCTGGTGCTGGTCCGCGGGCACTTCGGCGACGCCCTGCACCTGGAGCGCGAGACGGGCGTGGACACGATCACCACCGTCACCGCCTGGGACCGCTCCCTCGCGGCGCTGCAGGCCGACCTCCTCGGGGCGCACGCGTTCGGCCTGCGGACCGTGGTGTGCGAGACCGGGACCCCGGCGCCGCTGGGCGACTACCCCGGCGCGGACGGGGTGTGGGAGGTCGACTCGACCGGCCTGATCGGGCTGCTCGCCGGACTCAACGCCGGCCGCGACCACACCGGGCTGACGCTGGCCACCCGCACGTCCTTCCACATCGGTGCCCGCGTCAACCCCGGCGCCGAGGACGCCGACGCCGAACTGGCCCGGACCCGCGCGAAACTCGCCGCCGGTGCGCAGTTCCTGATCACCCGCCCCGTCTACGAACTGGGCGGCCTGACCCGGATGCTGTCCGAACTGTCCGGCGTGGACGTTCCGGTGCTCGTCGCGATCGCACCGCTGAGCGGGTACGCGGAGGCAGAGTACCTCGCCTACGAGGTGCCGGACGTGACCATCCCGCCGCAGACGCTGTCCGCGCTGGAATCGGCGGGCGAGCAGCAGGCCGAGGTGGGGCTCGGGCTCGCCGCGGAACTGCTCGAACGCGCACGGGACCTGGTGCGCGGCGCGGTCGTGGTCGCCGACGACCTCACCGGCGAGATCGAATCCCTGCTGGGACAGCAGAGGTCACCGGCCTGA